From Mastacembelus armatus chromosome 9, fMasArm1.2, whole genome shotgun sequence:
tatccatccatccatccatccatccatccattttctatacctgcttattccttaaccagggtcccagggatctgctggagcctatcccagctctcttttgggtggaaggcaggggtacatcctggacagttACAAATAATGTTAATTATTAATTGAAGGGCTAGTTAGCACACTTTGCCTGTTTAATTGTCTTAATTTTTACTGCACAATCCATACTGGTTGAATTTGGTCCAGCAAACTACCTATTAGTGCATTAAACCTTTTAGGAGTAAACCCAATGCATTAACACACTTTACCTTTATCTGGATTCCCCAATGTATCACTCTGGCCCATTAGTCGTATGCTGCTCTTGCCCCTAGGTTATAACTACAAATTAACCAAATGTGTAATGGGCATGTTtctacacagagacaaagatgtTTGTTAAGCTTTGAATATGCAAGCTAGTTAAAAAGCTGAACTGGTGGTGCCTGGAGCTTCAGAGCATGTTAACCCAGATTACAGGGTGATGTGAAATGGCAGGGAGGTGAGGTAGAAGAAACAGCTGGGTCCATCCACCATAGTTTCTGAACATGGGGCTACAGACAATGTGGGGATGTCAGAGCCTTTCATGTTCAGGTTGAAAGTTCCTGTCAGGGCAGGGCAGGTCGGAACATGTTTGACTCCCTCCGAGCCACCTCCACATCCACTgccttattttgtattttgctgttgtgtCGTTAAAATGAAATACTTTAATATTCAGATATGTAATTTCTGCAGTTTTGGACAGTCCATTAACAGCTTTCTCCTAAAGCCTCAAATGAGCAGGCAGCAAACATAAAACTGCAATTTTGTTGCATTGCCTGAGCTCGAGTTTCATCCTAAACATAGTTTTTACTCTACAGGTATCACTTTAATGTGCCATAATGGAACTCTGTCATGCTTACATGTAAAATAGTTATGTTTTAgcacataaaatacaaacacaactgGCCTACAAGGAAGGCTACACTGAGTAGGTCCAATGACTGTTGGAAAAATCAGGTGAGGTATAACTTGTGCAGTTGAAGCTATAAAGCTCCCTgggtatgtgtttgtgtgtgtgtttcccaaTTACAAAGGCTCAACTCTACTTGTAAAGAACAACCAGATGATAATTAGCCTggcttttatttctaaatgtcaCATGTTGGCTATATTAAGACCATAATGCTTGATTTGACTGCTCTGAAGTCAATGCCACTATTTTCTGTTCTGGTTCTCCTTTATTTTCAGAATAGTTTGAGTGTGATGCACACACCACATTCAAGCATGTACGTTCACCCTTTTgttctatatatgtatatatatattttatttttttgaaaagcTGTCTCTCTCTAATATCTCTTTCTAGCTTCTTTTTATGGCGATGGCTTTGTACAGCTCAAAGCAGCAGAGTCGTCCGACCATAACACGCTCCGCCTTCGCTTCCGCACCTCTAGCAGCAATGGACTGCTGTTTCTTGCTGCTGGCCAGACCGACTTCTTCCTATTACAGCTCCATGATGGTTGCCTGCAGGTGGGTACATCCATGGCCCCAACACATATTTATTCGAGCATACATGAGCCCATACATGCTCATATATGCTCAGGCATATAGTATACGCAGATGGATGTGCTCGATCACACACTGATCACCGTAAGCTATGTCTCACTTGACAGTGTCAGTCTCTcaacacagtaacacaaacagacaagTCTGCATGGTGTGAGCTGAGTGCTAAGTCAATATCAGTCACTTCTGATCACAGCAAAAACTAAAAGATTATGAAAGCAGCCAGGTCTGTGGTTTTAGTGTATTTGAATGAGTGACTGATTGAGTGAATATTTATGTTAGCTGGAAAATTGTTACCTGATCACAGAGCAAGATAACCTGCTTCCTAACTAATCAGTATACTGCTTATAGGCATATATCTGTTAGCACTAGAATCACTCCATGAAATATCTAATATTGGGCTGTAATTAACAATTTGATTATTGAATTGGTCTATAACATGTTaacaaattatgaaaaaaaaattcacagttTCTCAGTGCCCAAGGACTCTTCAAATTGATTGTTTTGTCCAACTAGTAGGAGGAGAGAAATATCACCACTACCCCTTGAGTTAGTCAATTTGTTTGActaacagtccaaaacccaatGATAATAAATTTACAATAGGACTTTAGAAATTTAGGATAACTTTGTGTTGCAAGCAGTATGCACTATTTTTAGCCCTCAACACAATCCTTGCTGGGAGGACTTGAGGGTGAAATACATTTGTCCCTTCAAGCTTCTAAAGCTTCCTGTAAGCAGCTCTGCCAACCTAAATCAGAATACAGAATGGAGAGTTGTATTGGAGGGTGCCTAGATAGCCTAATATGCAGACACATTCAAAAGTAACACAGTCCTGAGATATGTGTTATAGCTTTTGTGCATCAAACATGACAAATCCTGTGACTAAGCTTCTACTCGTGTTAGACTTGTGCTGCTGGGAATGAGTCATACTGACTACTGTGTTGGATTGTTGTACTTCACTGAGCAAAAGGAGTAAAACGCTGATCCCGTTTCTTAAACTGGCACAGTTtaccaaattatttttttgttcattcacACAAGTTTTCCTCAGGCTTGGGGTCTCATTCAGTGTGAGTCAGACTTGAGCGTTGCTCCCTGGAAGCCTGTGCATGGATAGCAGGGGCTCAGCAGCAAGCCTTGACAAGTATGTCATGATAATGCAGCATTAGTTTGAGATGGTGACATGATGCTCTGGTGATGGCTGAAGGCAAAAGGATAATACTGCTCTTCCTTCCTGCTTTAAATGACAGACAATGCACACTGTTGTAACAACAAATGACATCATGGAATATAAGCAGTCTAAATCCTGGGTTTCCCTCTTCAGGTGTCACAGTGGCCAATCATTATATGTGTGTAAGTCATAATGTCAAAGAATATATAAACAATTATTTGATCTTTTACAATATAAGTAGTTTAAGAATGTCTTTGTGATCATacatgcatgtttaaatgtagcTTTGTGCAGCTGTACTTagtgttaatgtgtttaatgtgtttacaAGGACTGTgctaacacatttaaaataattcatgCTGGAGCTGaatgaaaagtcagaggatcCTCCCTGTCAGTAGTCTTTATCCTGTGGTGACCATGAATGCAAAAAGTTTATGGCCATCTATCCAGTGTTTGTATTCAGCCAGAACCAGAGGCATGCCAGCAGATCAACACTGCCGTTCCACTAGCATGGCTGACAATTACAGCAATCGTGTGGCATCCCAAAAAATGTCCATGATATCTGTTCTAATTTGATAACCTTAGTTTACCCTGAATTGCTATTTTAGGACCAAAGCTGagtttgcattttcttcctGCATGGGTTTTCTTTGAGTGCACCAGTATGTTCCCACAgaccaaagacatgcaggttaggttaagtGGTGACTTCAAATTGCCCCCACAACCTTTGAAAGGATAAGCAGCATAGATAGTGGTTGTACGGGTGGATTGCTGCTTAGATCCATCATCCATGTCTGTTTAGTCTGAATTACATTATAGCACATTTCAtaatttagttttgtttcttttcccaGCTGAAAGTGGACATTGGATCAGGGGAGCAAATGTTACAATCACAGCAAGGCACCCAGCTCAACGACCTTGCCTGGCACTCTGTTGAAGTCCATCATGTGCAGCGCAATATCACTCTGACTGTAGACAAGAACTCCCATTCCACTGTAAAGCTGTCAGGTCCCCATCACAATCTCCACATAGATGGTCTCTATGTTGGAGGCTCTGGGGGCCTGGACAGATTTTATCTCTACAAAGACGTGATTGGTTTCAGAGGCTGCATGGAGGATGTGGTCTTTAATGAGCTTGACTTGCTGTCATCATTAAGGCCATATACTGGATTCAAGAAGGTCTATGAGGTCTCTTTGGGCTGTAGTCCACAGTTCTTTGCCAATGAGGAGGACCCTATCAGCTTCTTCAGCTCCAGGGCTTACATTTCACTCCCAACCTGGAACACCCAGCAGGAAGCGGTATTTGACTGTGTTGTGCACACCTCAGCTAAAGAGGGAATTCTACTGTACAACTCAGCCAGAGAGGGGAGCTTTGTGGCTATGGAGATTCAGGAAGGTTTACCAGTGGCCATTGTTGGAATAGGTGGAACCAAAACTGAGCTTCGTTCCCTCACATTTATCAATGACAGGAAATGGCATTCTATCAAGCTCCATTTTAGTTCCAAAAGCCTTGAGCTAGCAGTCGATGGCGAGGTGGTAAAAAGCAGCATTAACTCCCGTGCAAAGGCGCTTCAACTTAAAGGTTTTCTATTTGTTGGTGGTATTGATGACAGCACCAGAGCAGAAGTCAGAAAGTCAGGGCTTGTCTCTGTGTCTGGAAAGCGTGCCAGAGGAGGATCCTTCAAAGGATGTTTGAAGAACATTGAAATCAACACAGTGAAGATGGGCCTCTCAAATGCTTTTGTCACCAAGGATATCTCAGTTGGGTGTGAACTAGAGAAAGAACCAGATGTATCAACCTCTGTAAGTCCAACAGGTGCTCCAGGATTGTTTTTCCACTTAGTGACAACAACACCATCTTTCCACATGTCCACATTCGCAAGGGGCCTGGATAGAAAATATGGTTTGGATTTTGTGCAATTTAAAAACCTTGTAGTGCAGGAGGGTGGTCGAGCATCTCTCGAGGCCAAACACATCAAGGTACTATTGGACTTCAAAAAGCTGGGCATTCGGCAGTCTCAGATCATGTTCAGAGTTCAGGAGCAACCAGTGCAAGGTCAGATAAGGCTTGATGTTGATCAGGACCAAGAGGAGAACACCTTCAGCATGTTGGACCTTTGGCACGAACGAGTGATGTACATCCATGGAGGGTCAGAGGAACCAGAGGACTTCTTCATGTTTTCAATTTATTCCAGCAGTAGAAAGGAAGTTCCTGATTATCTGAAAGGCAACAAATTGTACCGCTTCAATATTACTGTGACACCCACCAACGATGCTCCTGAATTGAGCCTCCCTGAAGGAaatctctttgttttgttggaGAACTCAAAGAAGCGCCTCACCACGGATGTTCTGAAAGCCACAGATATTGACAGCGACTACACGGACCTTCTCTTCTCTGTACTTGGAAACCTGAATGCTGATGCAGGATATTTGGAAATTGAAAACAACCCTGGAAAAGCGGTTACCTCATTCTCATATTTAGACTTGGAGGAACTGAAGGTGTACTATGTTCACAGAGGGGTTCGAACCTCAAGAATAGTTCTAAGAGTGAGTGATGGAGAAAAGGTCAGCAACACTGTGGTTCTAAGGGTCATGGCTGTAACACTGGAATATAAGATTGCCAACAATACTGGTCTTGAGATCATTCAAGGTGACACAGCTATAATTGGTTCAAAGCAACTCGCTGTAGAAACCAATGCTGTGAAACAAACTGTAGACATCCGGTACGATATTATTGAACCACCTCAGTATGGAGATCTCCAGAGACTTCACTCAAGCGGTGAATGGAGGCCAACTGACTCATTTTCCCAAAGACTTTTAGAAAAAGAACGGTTGAGGTATGTTAGCACTTTTCAAGACATCCAGACATCCAATGTCACTGATTACTTTAAGTGCAAAGTTAATGTGGCTGCAAGGGCAACTACTGAAGTACTCTTTCCAGTCACTGTGAAGTGGGTGAAGTATCACCTGGTGAGGAATATTATGATAGACTTGGATAAAGTTAGAAAAGAAACCGTGGACTCGGAACATCTTTTTGCTACAGCTGAAGGTGTGGCCCTCCTGGAGGAGGACCTTTATTTTAGAGTTCTCACAACACCAAAGAAAGGGAAACTCATACTTGACACTACAGTCTTGAGAAAGAACTCAACCTTTACCCAAAGAGATATAACAGATCTAAAAGTGCATTATGAGCTAGTCGACAGGCCTTATGAAGATACAAGTGACAGGTTCAaatttcagttgttttccaAGCATTCTCAGTCACAAAACTATGATTTCCAGTTTTCCATAAAAGCTGATGCCAACAGTGTTTTCATGAGAAATAATGGACTCTCACTTCAGGAGGGAGAAAGTACACTTATTACAAAAGACGATCTGTTTGCAGAGACATTGAGTACAAAGGACATGTACTACACGGTCATAAGTAGCCCCAAACATGGAAAGCTAGCCCGCATTAGTCAGTCAAATTCTAATGATAGCTACAACAACATCTTAACCTTTAGTAATCAGGATATATTAGAGGAACGGATCATGTACATTCATGACGACAGTGAAACAACTCAAGATGAGTTCGCTTTCATAGCCTCCACCAGCCAAGGGTTCAAATATTCCATTGCAGAGGATGAAATTGGATCTAAAGAAGGAATGTTCAACATATCTATCCAGCTAGTCAATGACCAAAAGCCAGTACGTGTCATAGATAAGGTTTTCTACATAGTAAGAAATGGACAGCGCTTACTCACATCAGAGGATTTGTGTTATCACGATGCTGATTCTGATTATGATGATAGTCAGTTGATTTACACTCGACGTGGAATTCCAATGGGAGATCTAGTGCTCGTAAATGACACCACTCATCGGCTGTTCCAGTTTCGACAGAAGGATTTGGAAGAAAAACGAGTTTTGTTTATTCACAAGGGTGTGAGCACTGGCAGGTTTGTGCTCTTTGTCTCCgatggaaaacattttgtttcaagtCTTTTAGATGTCAGTGCACACGATCCTTTCTTAAAGGTAGGCAACAACACTGGCTTACTGGTTCAGAAAGGccagtctgtttctttttctaccAGTAATTTCAGTGTGATGTCAAATTTAGACATCAGAGATGACCAAGAGGTCATTTTCAAGTTGGATGAGGCTCCCAGCTATGGAGGACTTTATCGCAGTGCAACAAATGTAGAGTCGTTCACACAGTCTGACTTAAAGAAAGGGCTGATCTCTTATCAGCACAATGACAAAAATCATCTGGCAGACTATTTCAACTTAACAGTGAAAGCTAAAGGTCTTCAACTTGCGGTGAGGATCAATGTGAAGGTTTACCTAGAAAGCCACCAGAGGCCACCCATCGTTCAGCATCACAATACCCTATTAGTGGAAGCGGGAAAACCAATAAAGATTGATGAGACTAAACTAGAGGTGAGTTTTTCAAAAAGTATTTTTCAAGTCACAGTCAACAGTGTACATGCAGTTACATTTTTGGCTGTATTTATTGCTACTGATCAGTATAATTTCACCTTCTTCATTCTAAAAAATCTAAGAAACGATATTTAgttttctatgtttttctttatttttaaccaCTGAGCACTAATCATCttctttaaacagaaaatatggtaatgggaattttaattattataatgaTGACATATAACAAGTGCatatatttagcttttttaaatagttttataGGATGAAACAATGATGGCAGATAATCCACATTGAATAAGAACAGTATCATCATAAAAGGTTAATAACTTTCTTGTACAGGTTTTCAAAGCTGGTGCAAGGGTGAAAATCAAATGCAGACCAGCctttgcttttacattttataatgATTGCATGTTGCCTTgagtaaaatgaaatctaacctTTACCAAGATGTTGAACATTTCAAATCTAACCACTGAATACGTTTCTTGATTGTTGCAGGTCATTCACGAGGACAACCTGCCATCTGAGATTGTATTCACAGTCAAGATAACCCCCTCTCAGGGATTTCTCCGTCGTTTTGTCGAAGCAGAGGCACGCTACGTCGGAACCAAGCAGTCCCCTGTCAAGACATTTACCCAGGAGGACATTAACAGAGGGAACATTCAGTATGTGCAGGTGGAGCCCGACGTTGTCAACGACACCTTCATCCTTGATGCCACTAACAGCGTCACTGACGTCAGTGATATTAAGATGTATGTTGAAATCATCCCACGCCTCATCCCACTTCAAGTCTCAAATTTCACACTGAATGAGGGTGCTTCTAAGGCATTGACCCAGGATGTGCTGAAAGTCACCAACAGACACTTTTCTGGAATGAACTTTATGTACAGTTTGACTGAGCCCCCACAGCATGGACACATTGAGCACTCCAGACATCCAGGTGTGCCCATTACCTCTTTCACCAGGAGACAGGTaagttattgttttttcttattgCATTCATAGATTGATTTAAAAGATTGGAGGTTTTGTTACATTGGAGCCAATTTTGCAATGTTTGTCACCTAAAATCAGCTCTTTTCCATATAGAAATGTTTAGAATAATTTTCTTAGACTGATCAATTAATTtgaattgatttgatttatttgaatgattattatttttaggcCTGAAAGTAATGCCACTGCCACAGAAGCATGTTTATATTGTCTGTAACTCAAAATTCATCCCTAATTAAATTACTGCTGTTTAGAGTACTGGCCTGGCCTGACCCCGTGTCCCCCTCACCCTACCCCAGCTCAACTCTTTCAatcttgatatttttttaatattgtggTTGCGTCTTTAATTAATTACTACACATATAGAGGCAATGACATATTGTCCCTTTGTGTATTTCATGTCATCAAGATAATAGTgactgaaatgtcacaaaatattAGTGCTATTCTCCCTAATAATATTGATAATCTTTAACCAGGTTGAACATGAATTCATTTACTACGTCCATGACAGCAGCGAAACCTTAGCTGACAACTTCACTgtagtggccaatgacacaggCCTGAGGAAGCAGAGTGCAGCCCAGACAGTGTACGTCCAGGTTTCAGCTGTCAACGATGAGCCTCCTGTTATTACAGCCAACAGGGTCCTCCGGGTGagtctgctctgctgctctaTATTTAAACTCTGGGTTTTTTACTAGCAGGTCTGGCACCATAGCTTACTGACAGTTTTCATGTGAGCAGTGTTGCAAGTTGCCAtggctggctggctggatgAAGGAAGCTATGTTTGCTATGTGGAGGGTCTGGAGGGGCGGCTGGCAACACAGAATAGACATTGACATACATTTTGGAGGTGCCTGGGACTTGAAAGAAGATCTGTTAGGGTACTTAGATGATATATTTTCCAACAAATGTtcttcaaattcaaatttatcATTAGTTTTTAATGTGTCAGTTGTAACTGGTGTGTCTGGAAATGGATTCTGAGGCTTTTATGAGGACAACAGAGTGTAAATCaaatcgaaaaaaaaaaaaaatctcccagGCCTTATGCTGACATAAGGTATTTTTGCCAAAATCATTTTTGCTTGAATTCAGTTCAGTCACTGACTGGCATCATGGCGTGCCTGGAAAAAGGAAATACATACTACCTTTACTATATTTCTGTGAAAGTCACTTCCAGctacatacatttaaatgtattactCATAAATTAAACAATGATAGTCATGAGTCTCCTTGTTCTAAGCAGTGCTGAGTTTTACTCTGTTACTTTAGTGGCCAGAGTTGGAAATTGTCCTGCTGGAAATCATCAGACGTTTACAGCAGGTCTCTATTGTCTGTGCAGCTTTGCCCCAAATGCCTCAAATTCCTCTGGGATCTTACAGAGTCAGAGCTCAGTGAATTCTACAATATGTTATCCTAAAGAAAAGCTGAATGCCAGTTAAATAatgatgttttgatttttcataGTAGTCTCTGACAAACTGGTTGGGACATATTGATGAATTCTTTTAAATGTGATCATTATACTGTATCGTGTTTTGCTAGACACCCGGTGCAAGGTCAGGATGTTAAACTGGAACTAGATCCTTGGTGTCCACAAGGTGGCTCTCTGTCATTACACATTATGCTGGATCTCAAACTTAAGCTGTGGAAGATTTTGAGAGATTTACAGGTTTCTTTTTAATCACTGTTATGTGTTCCCTTGTAGAATTTATTGGAAAGATTCGAAATGGCTTTGGCTTTTAAAAGGAGTCATCagtcagatttttatttatgtattgtgGCACATGTTATATAAGCTTGACAAATGCTGATTAAACTCAGGGAACCCTGCACTAAATGTCATGCCAGGATTGATACAAATAATAAACtattcatttttgtcaaaaatgaaacaaaactagacAGAAGCATCTTTCAGTGATTGCTAAGTATTAACACAATGCTACAACAACAGAATCAGACAATATTTTTACACGTGAAACCAGCAACCTGTTATCCAGTTGTAGTTGTGGTAGTGCTGAAtgctacatactgtacattggatctgtttctgtttttgaagtTATGTAGGTATTTAATATGGGAACAAAACccagataagataagacaaaacaaaataagatttATTAATCCTCAAAGGGAAATTCACAGATTTGTGAGCAGTCTCACATGTTGTGTTGTACGTTTTCATCTTACATGTCCTTTTGACAGACAGGAGGCTTAAGGCCAAGTCACATGAGATAAATCTGCAGATgagactaaaaataaaaaccacaaagTTATTAAAGTTTGTCTGGAAAAAATATCACAGTAGTAAAGTAGTCAGAGCTGGCAGGAGTTCAATAAAAATGGATCAGAAATGTAAGTGCAGTGCACTTTGTTCTGTTTGAAGTTAACCGTCATCCCCATCACTAAAGCTGCAGCCTGATGAACACCTACTAATGTCTAAGGGATTGATCTTTACTCTGAGGGGTCTGTTGTGCAAATTGATCTCATGTGCGTTTTCTTTGAATTCAGTGAGTCACACTGTTGCTGTCAGACTGATCCTGCTGTGACTTCCTGTTAAGTCAGGGATTATTGGAGGTCTTGTCATTTCCCCctagagaaacacacactcacatgtgtTGCAAGTGTTCTCATATGGGGAGACTATATGAGCTGTTGTGGGAccagtgtgatgtgtgtgttgtcccaTGTGGTGAGTAGGTTGGGGATTTACAGGTACTAATTGAAAACCTACCCCATGAGTCTGTTCTAGCAAATAACACTTACCAGCAAGTAAGAGACCAGCTCAGTGCCAGTAATAACagatatttaatttgtttttagctgAATTTTAAGGCCATTTTGACTCCACTTCCACCTACTGTTTACtagttttttaaagtaaaacccATCCTCACATACTAATGCAGGATATCTTATGTTTATGATAGGTGTGATATATAGTAAGTTTCTGCAACGTTTCTGTAACtgttacagcttttttttgttttgttgctgcacCCACTTCCCCTTAGCAAGTTCACTTCTGCAGTCTGTGACCTATCACCTCTCTCAGCTTAACGTTCGGAGAGCAGCTGTGAGAATTTGTCTGTATAAATACTTGCaagattatttaaaatgatacGTCTTGTGGCTCAATTGCACTCCGGTATGGCCAATTAAAACTGTTCAAAGAGAAAAGCCATTCATTTTGTATGAAAAGCACTGTCTGTAATTTGTATCGTAGATAAAAAATATGGGGATATGGTGGATTTTGTGACCAAGTCTATTACTTGTCCAAGTCTATCATTAGCAAGTCTATCTAAATTACTATGTGTAATTTGAAAGGTGTCTGTTCTAGTGACAAACGCTTAAGaccaggggtcaccaaccccggtcctcaaggcccactgtcctgcCGGTTTTCCAAGTATCTGCCtgtccagcttctgattggctgaacacacctgatccaagtaatcaggaaatagttggaaaacaagcaggactgtgTCCCTCGAGTTCcggggttggtgacccctgttTAAGACAATGGCCAGAAGATGGAACAACACAACGAGTTAAAACAAGACTGAATATTGACCTTCGACGCTAAAGTGTAAATAGCACTTATTTAACACTTTCACCATTCAGCTATACAGTTTGAGGGTTTACAGCGTGTTTTCCAATGTTTTCAACTGCCTGACATTTTTACCCAACCACTACTGTGAAACAAACTAATGACGTGTAGCAGCATTTTAACCTTTTCCAAAATTACTGTATTATAATCAATGGAGAACCAGTTTGCCAAAACATCAGTGGTAATTGCAGCTGTAAATATTACAGGGGTGCTCTCTGGATCAGATTAAAGTCACTGACTAATAACTCCCCTGATGAAGTGAATCAAGTGTGACTATCAAGTCTTATTGGTGACCtttggaaaataagaaaagttCTGGTTTTCATAGCAACAGCTATaacataaaatagaaataaatctctttttgtcatttgtgaATCAAGAAATGGACAATAGTATATAGGATTGCTTTGtaaatgtccatccatccattctctatacccgcttttcctggctcagggtcacggggatctgctggagcctatcccagctctctctcgggtggaaggcaggggtacaccctggacaggtcaccagtccatcacagtgctTTGTAAATGTtacagtgagaaacagaaaacattttgacatgtcacagaAAACTACATGTGTAAATAATATTATCATCAATGACTGAATTCCATTTAGAAGCTTCAATTTCAGTGTCATGGTTTTGTGCTTGCAGACTCACTGTCCTGGCCTGTGCTTAGATAAAAAACAGACTATTGCCTATTGTGACAAACCAAAACATCTGCTGTCAAAAGGACCCGTTCAAGTAACCAGACTTTAGAAGCCATACATTGTCATCTTTTGTGTTGCAGCTTTTAAGTAATTACCATGGAATTAAAATGCGTGTGAGGGACAGTGGTCTGTTATGCAACAGTTACTCTGGACTGGAGTATTGAAGCCCATCCTTTGTTGTCAAGTGTCTGCGTGCTTCAGTAGTTTTGCGTTGTGTGTATCAATGAGTTCCTCTGTTACTCCGTGTTAACTCAGTGCCTTTGATTTTACATGGACACAGGACTAAACACCATCACTCTGCAGAAAGTCCAACCTACACAGCTCTTTATGTGCTTTAGCCTTGAAGCTGGACTCACACCCACAACATCCTGGGTCTTTTGTTTGTAGTAATGAATGACAAGGATACATCAGCTGTTTCATGTGGTCTTTTATGTGTCTCGCTTCTTTTTCTTGTATCTGTGCAGAGGGTAGGTGTTACATATCTGCTCAAGTGCATTTCATTCATGAAAAAC
This genomic window contains:
- the cspg4ba gene encoding chondroitin sulfate proteoglycan 4, with product MTLSTGGRKMDPAVKNTEQKLWLSGLLWCSLLLELASGASFYGDGFVQLKAAESSDHNTLRLRFRTSSSNGLLFLAAGQTDFFLLQLHDGCLQLKVDIGSGEQMLQSQQGTQLNDLAWHSVEVHHVQRNITLTVDKNSHSTVKLSGPHHNLHIDGLYVGGSGGLDRFYLYKDVIGFRGCMEDVVFNELDLLSSLRPYTGFKKVYEVSLGCSPQFFANEEDPISFFSSRAYISLPTWNTQQEAVFDCVVHTSAKEGILLYNSAREGSFVAMEIQEGLPVAIVGIGGTKTELRSLTFINDRKWHSIKLHFSSKSLELAVDGEVVKSSINSRAKALQLKGFLFVGGIDDSTRAEVRKSGLVSVSGKRARGGSFKGCLKNIEINTVKMGLSNAFVTKDISVGCELEKEPDVSTSVSPTGAPGLFFHLVTTTPSFHMSTFARGLDRKYGLDFVQFKNLVVQEGGRASLEAKHIKVLLDFKKLGIRQSQIMFRVQEQPVQGQIRLDVDQDQEENTFSMLDLWHERVMYIHGGSEEPEDFFMFSIYSSSRKEVPDYLKGNKLYRFNITVTPTNDAPELSLPEGNLFVLLENSKKRLTTDVLKATDIDSDYTDLLFSVLGNLNADAGYLEIENNPGKAVTSFSYLDLEELKVYYVHRGVRTSRIVLRVSDGEKVSNTVVLRVMAVTLEYKIANNTGLEIIQGDTAIIGSKQLAVETNAVKQTVDIRYDIIEPPQYGDLQRLHSSGEWRPTDSFSQRLLEKERLRYVSTFQDIQTSNVTDYFKCKVNVAARATTEVLFPVTVKWVKYHLVRNIMIDLDKVRKETVDSEHLFATAEGVALLEEDLYFRVLTTPKKGKLILDTTVLRKNSTFTQRDITDLKVHYELVDRPYEDTSDRFKFQLFSKHSQSQNYDFQFSIKADANSVFMRNNGLSLQEGESTLITKDDLFAETLSTKDMYYTVISSPKHGKLARISQSNSNDSYNNILTFSNQDILEERIMYIHDDSETTQDEFAFIASTSQGFKYSIAEDEIGSKEGMFNISIQLVNDQKPVRVIDKVFYIVRNGQRLLTSEDLCYHDADSDYDDSQLIYTRRGIPMGDLVLVNDTTHRLFQFRQKDLEEKRVLFIHKGVSTGRFVLFVSDGKHFVSSLLDVSAHDPFLKVGNNTGLLVQKGQSVSFSTSNFSVMSNLDIRDDQEVIFKLDEAPSYGGLYRSATNVESFTQSDLKKGLISYQHNDKNHLADYFNLTVKAKGLQLAVRINVKVYLESHQRPPIVQHHNTLLVEAGKPIKIDETKLEVIHEDNLPSEIVFTVKITPSQGFLRRFVEAEARYVGTKQSPVKTFTQEDINRGNIQYVQVEPDVVNDTFILDATNSVTDVSDIKMYVEIIPRLIPLQVSNFTLNEGASKALTQDVLKVTNRHFSGMNFMYSLTEPPQHGHIEHSRHPGVPITSFTRRQVEHEFIYYVHDSSETLADNFTVVANDTGLRKQSAAQTVYVQVSAVNDEPPVITANRVLRVWVSSVTEIRPDDLRAQDQDTPPEELYFMVTPPSNGHLALKSSPMKAVLNFTQAQVDQGQLLFVHKGAMSGGFNFQVNDGVNFTPRQIFSITARALVLSLEENRPLKVVPGASTPITNEDLQAVTNDMSNTSNRIITFSVIRHPKLGRLVARQPDNSTADISTFTQDMVNKKEVIYIQTPTESVGWKAADSMTFSVASPPASLDSQTFKIDISYENTGPEHNTVLLANTGAEVTEGESVVIDKSKLDATNLMSKLPTSQRSSHEVWFQVTTLPRHGVIVVGERNLTMEKPNFSQFIVNKYGITYKHDNSETTNDCFVFSAWLNPKGKTAQRPHDGSDVIEEHFNITVIPVNDQPPLLKTKAPSLRVVQGDTVALTPENLKVEDLDNPPDDIKFTVISKPNNGYLALEGSLNESIMAFTQAQINNGSIYFIHDGSSVSGVFYFSVTDGHHKPIYKLFNLEVTEITIYLVNYTGLMLKQGQTSVSLTQNNLAAGTNGKNITIHYQITRPPNFGKLLKDNQEVTHFEQDDLHTGRLSYHMMSRSSAEDSFEFTAFTSEARLTGQVLNITVTPLIRVGGGFNIPNGIAVKLNTSFLNASELADISNSDPVFEIISHPEYGKVVWTKSQTSSKAVPVDSFTFQEVIQEKVALELNANMTGVQELNDSLVFVVKADNIQPAKGELHFTVVPYNPALFPTIKSPIPATSSVPQTPILTSRNVTASPVLSTAFFSTQQPSKNQQKFKGRNRWGNTNRTSIFSTTLGKPTYGTEEFPFRNTPVRVESYPQKTSSPLLVILPLLALLLLVIIFVVLVVFLRHHRQRKQSTAEPNEPPSSGLPSSQSYQNHTQQSTTVPTVTVTPLNPTSPGSPVLDRLLVSNQASGYNTVDSDMLISSWSNGSLSASSQIVRNATPTLQKNQYWV